Proteins encoded together in one Oculatellaceae cyanobacterium window:
- a CDS encoding photosystem II D2 protein (photosystem q(a) protein), whose translation MTIAVGRVPSERGWFDALDDWLKRDRFVFVGWSGILLFPCAYLALGG comes from the coding sequence TAGCAGTAGGACGCGTGCCATCAGAACGGGGATGGTTTGACGCACTAGACGACTGGCTCAAGCGAGATCGCTTCGTGTTCGTCGGCTGGAGTGGGATATTACTATTCCCCTGCGCTTATCTCGCATTAGGCGGG